Proteins encoded in a region of the Natator depressus isolate rNatDep1 chromosome 23, rNatDep2.hap1, whole genome shotgun sequence genome:
- the PRX gene encoding periaxin isoform X1 — MCDCFTEALGTAWSLAAQCGAERDRPESHAASTGSQSPAAEVKEAKQPGQPRPLLSPEEASNAERAAQKEKLHAELKRVLQQKGESQPSTTEPETPPAPAMETQTRVTEEEAKMSELVEIILETEARAGASGISVAGGGKEGLFVSDVLRESPAAKALSLKEGDQLLSARVYFENVRYEDALRILKCAEPYKVSFCLKRSVPRSDVPGSPAAGGLEVKGPQAKMAKLNIKSLVPMRKQKGKGLTKAPEEEVALTGSAELSAGKLDVAPVDVEFSFPKFAKLRKAKGAKLRKAKGAAGPSPDLSVELSSSRTKGRRLRFPRLKVKEAAGVQALAVAGTLEAAWPKGSVEGEAGVQGKAPQFTAPFPQVKKPKEDAGLAEVELKDQIKFKAPQVELDIPILDLKAPKVAAGVETPEISGKGEALRIKLPKFGASARPAEGEIEVEGLEGKLKVPKVQVPRVGISLPMAGREAEGPEEELRAGIKLPSVEIAAPKVEVDLSLPKVEGALEAPDVSAKGEGLKIKMTKFGASAEEGTLKTPAIPAPKLSTSLPSDKGEAEGPAGRYKAGMKLPSLNIGVRQVDVEIPLPRGKADAEREAEPAEATLELPDVTVKIPKISLPMHGGKAKEEEVEKEFKVPQVEIKVGKAEGESPELKTKGPKIKMPSFGISLWEHKPDADTKAKEPAPEGKVKFPGVKMPSIDISVPKAADVQLPKAKMEPAGLAGEGRVQASDGDGAEGPEFKFKMPQVSLPKFDLSGMAGKAESKDHVPSPKAPHLEADTGRLEIAAGKISVPMLDISVPGIKPVDVELPEASLRKPKLEIAVEKPKIEVRLPAGKPEGRKLESGLETAQARLSLPSVKMPSVDIDMPKVGVDLDLLKAKPGFEGELRAVAGLKEHDLQLQKPQEPLLKFGAVCKDLEVEIDMPAPKAKADRPTPQAEVELQGAAFEGPDLSGMVAKIPKVDISFGKEKLEGEELERAGPEGEGKADMKFPKVGLELKSPEVKPGSLEATVKLPSVEISTPKLPEVAIETLLGGTAAVDISGKLLETDTKLKSPKFSFPKFGISGPKVKKGGLEAATLQTELEAETLEASAKGPKLKMPKFGLSFSRSKQGDDVDGPRHSAEGEGKAPKGKVEISGPHVDLDSSEAKVKLPSVKLPTVDISSPKVDVDIDLLKGKGDISGEGVTQAGETSPNISIEVPDIKLKMPKFSLPKFGGQGREEELELEQETLKGELKGSAEALSGELDGKAKGKEAKMKMPRFKMPSFGIARKDVEVPGPSVTAPESDVKGKKGKTDAKEPDMAAGSPEEKLKGPFMKMPKLTISSPKADLKAEADVRGSKDKSYIQGPDIEIKMPQVELPKFGTKEEKADVEVSKRPESPGTNLKVGTVKMPSLEISAPAQVPSLQISVPGVKAEGELSVGKPVMDISEADIRGYEGNLKIPKAPSIGISAPKLDLDISLPKASAEMLGQHEAGLKIEGDATFEKPDTKIKMPKVELPKYGQEGFLGKDLDRELSGAKAEMHLLQGQKLKEPSINGQKVTLEMEGGKYAAGVTEASLLGSKVRVPKLDISLPKARLSEVELPLAEGEITIEELEEAEGKFKLPSVGLPKFSTPKVKAPEVGFDVGLSRDRDFALDMSGLHGKVPKVEVSGPKIKLPKFGGVSSNDQWEADIDSSKTPKVELKPPKLRGSLETPGSEVGVKEAKLKMPLVPIGFTVGKGEGESSPRAEDSEMDGYDSKFKLKMPSFGISKVGTEAKGDESRTDTQPLCPTAEGTDFSFKMPQLAIPDVGFSVGPGEAPALVGAKAEMAGDARARVEKSAGAEDLERDVGGLEIRLKMPQIKMSPFGISGSKGDEGNMTASLHSHKGSDREQMGGKKSLFKMPDLEISAPSIKAHAEYEVDGAQLHHSGSKELLRTSAAGIRDEKGCGVKAPGAKGDTSEAEAGKKYKMKLPKFGIALPKATQEGGEGDLSREESKAQEAEAKVKMAKVKKAVFVLVKPKGKGVEASSGLLEGDGEAAAGFLEGDGGSKAKVPKIKLKPNFGLSLSKPKAGVEVNGELEPSAQEVGELEKGSKLKLPKLGFSKTEVTDLVTSGKGSASKFNGEEGELSLQNGSQDSKAKLGKIKLPQVEFSSLYKAAEMDPEMNLKLVRAEEAKDEAHSSTFMALKAAKFKSPKITFSGFKKKEGEQAGNVVSSAARTEMALLEKGERDRDAKPETSKISLGFTSKSKGEYNVERGKLDGREKSPKFKFPKLALSPKTRGELEVTSEQPEQGGSSQWEGEKGTGVLEGVKIRTPKLGFSTQLEEQIPEEGVKPIKGEMMVGKSSPI, encoded by the coding sequence aaCATAAAGAGCCTGGTGCCCATGAGAAAGCAGAAGGGGAAGGGCTTGACGAAGGCCCCGGAGGAGGAGGTGGCCCTGACGGGCAGCGCGGAGCTGTCGGCGGGGAAGCTGGACGTGGCTCCTGTGGACGTGGAATTCTCCTTTCCCAAGTTCGCCAAGCTAAGGAAGGCCAAGGGCGCCAAGCTAAGGAAGGCCAAGGGCGCGGCCGGGCCCAGCCCAGACCTCTCCGTTGAGCTCTCCTCTTCGCGCACCAAGGGGAGGAGGCTCAGGTTCCCCAGGCTTAAGGTGAAGGAGGCTGCAGGCGTGCAGGCGTTGGCTGTGGCAGGGACACTGGAAGCAGCCTGGCCCAAGGGGAGCGTGGAAGGGGAGGCAGGTGTCCAGGGGAAGGCTCCCCAGTTCACAGCCCCATTCCCCCAGGTGAAAAAGCCCAAGGAGGATGCTGGGCTTGCGGAGGTTGAGCTCAAGGACCAAATCAAGTTCAAGGCCCCCCAGGTTGAACTGGACATTCCCATCCTTGATCTCAAAGCCCCCAAAGTTGCAGCTGGAGTGGAGACCCCGGAGATCTCGGGCAAAGGGGAGGCCTTGCGGATCAAGCTGCCGAAGTTCGGGGCATCCGCCAGGCCTGCGGAGGGGGAAATCGAGGTGGAGGGACTGGAGGGGAAGCTGAAGGTGCCCAAAGTCCAAGTGCCCCGGGTTGGGATTTCTCTGCCGATGGCAGGCAGGGAAGCAGAGGGGCCAGAGGAAGAGCTCAGAGCTGGCATCAAACTCCCCTCGGTGGAAATAGCAGCACCCAAAGTAGAGGTGGATTTGAGCCTTCCCAAAGTGGAAGGAGCCCTGGAAGCCCCAGACGTCAGTGCCAAAGGGGAGGGCttgaaaataaaaatgaccaAGTTTGGCGCATCTGCAGAGGAAGGCACACTGAAAACGCCTGCCATCCCGGCCCCCAAGCTCAGCACCTCTCTGCCCAGCGACAAAGGGGAGGCCGAGGGGCCAGCCGGGAGGTACAAAGCTGGCATGAAGCTCCCATCCCTTAACATAGGGGTGCGGCAGGTGGACGTTGAGATCCCCCTTCCCAGGGGGAAGGCAGATGCAGAACGGGAAGCAGAGCCTGCTGAAGCCACACTGGAGCTCCCCGACGTGACTGTGAAGATCCCCAAGATCAGCCTGCCCATGCATGGGGGCAAAGCCAAagaggaggaggtagagaagGAGTTCAAGGTGCCCCAGGTGGAAATAAAagtggggaaggcagagggggagaGCCCCGAGTTGAAGACAAAAGGTCCCAAGATTAAGATGCCGAGCTTTGGAATCTCCCTGTGGGAACACAAGCCTGATGCGGACACCAAAGCGAAAGAGCCTGCCCCCGAAGGGAAGGTGAAATTCCCTGGGGTGAAGATGCCCTCCATCGACATCTCTGTCCCCAAAGCTGCTGACGTGCAGCTGCCTAAAGCGAAGATGGAACCAGCTGGGCTAGCTGGTGAGGGGAGGGTGCAAGCCTCTGACGGGGATGGTGCTGAGGGTCCTGAGTTCAAATTCAAAATGCCACAGGTGTCGCTTCCAAAATTTGACCTCTCTGGCATGGCCGGGAAAGCCGAGAGCAAGGACCACGTGCCTTCGCCCAAAGCCCCGCACCTGGAGGCCGATACTGGGCGCCTGGAGATCGCGGCTGGGAAGATAAGTGTGCCCATGCTGGATATCTCTGTGCCAGGGATTAAGCCGGTTGACGTGGAGCTGCCAGAGGCCTCTTTGCGAAAGCCCAAGCTTGAGATAGCTGTCGAGAAGCCGAAGATTGAGGTGAGGCTGCCCGCGGGGAAACCTGAGGGGAGgaagctggagtcagggctggaaaCGGCCCAAGCCAGGCTGAGTCTCCCGTCGGTGAAGATGCCGTCGGTGGACATCGACATGCCCAAAGTAGGCGTTGACCTGGACCTGCTGAAGGCAAAGCCTGGCTtcgagggggagctcagggcagtggcAGGCCTGAAGGAACATGACCTCCAGCTGCAAAAGCCCCAGGAGCCTCTCCTGAAGTTCGGGGCTGTCTGCAAGGACTTGGAGGTGGAGATCGATATGCCGGCTCCCAAGGCCAAGGCTGACCGCCCCACGCCACAAGCAGAGGTTGAGCTCCAGGGTGCAGCCTTTGAAGGCCCAGATCTAAGTGGGATGGTGGCAAAGATCCCCAAGGTGGATATTTCGTTTGGGAAAGAGAAGCTGGAGGGTGAGGAACTGGAGAGAGCGGGGCCGGAAGGGGAGGGCAAAGCGGATATGAAGTTCCCAAAGGTCGGCCTAGAACTCAAAAGCCCTGAAGTGAAGCCCGGGAGCCTGGAGGCCACAGTGAAGCTGCCCTCCGTTGAAATTTCAACACCTAAGCTCCCCGAGGTGGCCATCGAGACCCTGCTGGGGGGAACAGCCGCTGTCGACATCAGCGGAAAACTGCTGGAGACTGATACCAAGCTGAAATCGCCCAAATTCTCTTTCCCAAAATTTGGCATCTCTGGCCCAAAGGTTAAGAAAGGGGGCCTGGAGGCTGCGACGCTACAAACTGAGCTGGAGGCGGAAACCCTGGAAGCAAGTGCCAAAGGGCCTAAGCTGAAGATGCCAAAATTTGGGCTCTCGTTCTCCAGGTCGAAGCAGGGGGACGACGTGGATGGGCCCAGGCACTCtgcggagggagaggggaaggctcCCAAGGGGAAGGTGGAGATCTCAGGGCCTCACGTCGACTTGGACTCCTCCGAAGCCAAAGTGAAGCTGCCTTCAGTGAAACTTCCCACGGTTGACATCTCCAGCCCCAAAGTGGATGTGGACATTGACTTGCTCAAGGGAAAGGGGGACATCTCGGGGGAAGGGGTCACACAGGCTGGGGAAACATCGCCTAACATCAGCATCGAGGTCCCAGACATTAAGCTGAAGATGCCAAAATTTTCACTGCCAAAATttgggggccagggcagggaggaggagctggaactGGAACAAGAGACCCTCAAGGGGGAATTGAAAGGGAGCGCCGAGGCCTTGTCCGGAGAGCTGGATGGGAAAGCAAAGGGCAAGGAGGCCAAGATGAAGATGCCCAGGTTCAAAATGCCATCATTTGGCATTGCCAGGAAGGATGTGGAGGTGCCTGGGCCCAGTGTGACAGCTCCTGAGAGTGATGTGAAAGGCAAGAAGGGGAAAACAGATGCCAAAGAGCCCGACatggctgctgggagcccagaggAGAAGCTAAAAGGCCCCTTCATGAAGATGCCAAAACTGACGATCTCTTCTCCCAAGGCTGACCTGAAAGCAGAAGCTGATGTGAGAGGCTCCAAAGATAAAAGTTATATCCAAGGCCCCGACATAGAAATTAAAATGCCCCAGGTTGAGCTGCCAAAGTTTGGAACCAAAGAGGAGAAAGCTGACGTGGAGGTGTCCAAGAGACCGGAAAGCCCTGGCACCAACCTAAAAGTGGGCACTGTTAAGATGCCATCACTAGAGATCTCCGCACCTGCCCAAGTTCCTTCCTTGCAAATCTCCGTTCCCGGTGTAAAAGCAGAAGGGGAGCTGTCGGTGGGAAAGCCGGTCATGGACATCTCCGAGGCTGACATCAGGGGGTACGAAGGAAACCTGAAAATCCCCAAGGCACCTTCCATTGGCATCTCTGCACCAAAGCTAGACTTGGATATCAGCTTGCCGAAAGCCAGTGCGGAGATGCTGGGCCAGCATGAGGCTGGGCTGAAAATAGAGGGGGATGCCACCTTTGAGAAACCAGACACCAAAATTAAGATGCCCAAGGTGGAGCTGCCCAAATATGGGCAGGAGGGTTTCCTGGGGAAAGACTTGGATAGAGAGCTGAGTGGTGCCAAGGCGGAGATGCACCTCCTCCAAGGACAAAAGCTGAAAGAGCCTTCCATAAACGGCCAGAAAGTCACCCTGGAGATGGAAGGGGGCAAATATGCAGCTGGTGTTACTGAAGCCTCCCTGCTGGGTTCCAAGGTCCGGGTGCCCAAACTGGATATTTCCTTGCCCAAAGCCAGGCTGTCGGAGGTAGAGCTACCTCTGGCCGAGGGGGAGATCACCATCGAGGAACTGGAGGAAGCCGAGGGGAAATTTAAGCTACCATCGGTTGGGCTACCTAAATTTTCTACCCCGAAGGTGAAAGCTCCAGAGGTGGGATTTGATGTTGGCTTAAGCAGAGATCGAGACTTTGCTCTGGACATGTCTGGGCTGCACGGGAAGGTGCCCAAAGTCGAAGTGAGTGGCCCAAAGATTAAGCTGCCTAAATTCGGGGGAGTCAGTTCTAATGACCAATGGGAGGCAGATATAGACTCATCCAAGACCCCCAAGGTGGAGCTTAAACCCCCCAAACTCCGGGGGAGCCTCGAGACCCCAGGCAGCGAAGTGGGGGTGAAAGAGGCCAagctcaaaatgccattggttcccattggcttcaccgtgggcaagggagagggggagagttCCCCCAGGGCAGAGGACTCTGAGATGGATGGTTACGACAGCAAGTTCAAACTGAAGATGCCCTCATTCGGGATTTCCAAAGTTGGCACAGAGGCCAAGGGTGACGAGTCCAGGACGGacacccagcccctctgccccacagcagagGGAACGGACTTCTCCTTTAAAATGCCCCAGCTTGCCATTCCGGACGTGGGGTTCTCGGTAGGTCCAGGGGAAGCTCCAGCTTTGGTGGGGGCGAAAGCCGAGATGGCTGGAGACGCCAGGGCCAGGGTCGAGAAATCGGCAGGTGCTGAAGATCTGGAGCGGGACGTGGGAGGGTTAGAGATCAGGCTCAAGATGCCCCAAATCAAGATGTCGCCATTCGGGATTTCAGGATCCAAAGGGGATGAGGGGAATATGACGGCATCTCTCCATAGCCACAAGGGGTCAGACAGGGAGCAGATGGGGGGGAAGAAATCCCTGTTCAAAATGCCGGACCTGGAGATCTCCGCCCCGAGCATCAAGGCGCACGCAGAGTATGAAGTTGACGGGGCTCAGCTCCACCACAGTGGCTCCAAAGAGCTGCTGAGAACCAGTGCCGCTGGCATCCGAGATGAGAAGGGTTGTGGCGTCAAGGCTCCAGGAGCGAAGGGGGACACTTCTGAAGCCGAGGCAGGGAAGAAGTATAAAATGAAGCTGCCCAAGTTTGGGATCGCCCTGCCCAAAGCCACCCaggaaggaggagaaggggacCTTTCTAGGGAGGAAAGCAAGGCCCAGGAAGCTGAAGCCAAGGTGAAGATGGCCAAGGTGAAGAAGGCGGTATTTGTGCTGGTGAAGCccaaggggaagggggtggaagcATCCTCTGGGCTCTTGGAAGGAGATGGCGAAGCTGCTGCTGGCTTCTtggaaggggatgggggcagcAAGGCGAAGGTGCCTAAAATAAAGCTGAAGCCCAACTTTGGGCTCTCCCTCTCCAAACCCAAAGCTGGGGTGGAAGTCAATGGGGAGCTAGAGCCCTCGGCCCAGGAGGTAGGGGAGCTGGAGAAAGGCTCCAAGCTGAAGCTGCCCAAGCTGGGCTTCTCCAAGACAGAGGTCACGGACCTGGTCACCAGCGGGAAGGGGTCAGCATCTAAGTTCAATGGGGAGGAGGGCGAACTTTCCCTGCAGAATGGCTCCCAGGACAGCAAGGCAAAGCTGGGCAAGATTAAGCTGCCCCAAGTTGAATTCTCCTCCCTGTATAAGGCGGCGGAGATGGACCCCGAAATGAACCTCAAGCTGGTGAGGGCAGAAGAGGCCAAGGATGAGGCTCATAGCAGCACCTTCATGGCTCTCAAGGCGGCCAAGTTCAAGTCCCCCAAGATCACGTTCTCAGGTTTCAAGAAGAAGGAAGGGGAACAAGCTGGGAATGTGGTCTCTTCAGCTGCCAGGACAGAGATGGCCTTGTTGGAAAAGGGGGAGAGGGATCGAGATGCCAAGCCAGAGACATCCAAGATCTCGCTGGGCTTCACCTCCAAGTCGAAGGGGGAATACAATGTGGAGAGAGGCAAGCTGGATGGCAGAGAGAAATCCCCCAAGTTCAAGTTCCCCAAGCTGGCCCTGAGCCCCAAAACCAGAGGGGAGCTAGAAGTCACTTCCGAGCAGCCGGAGCAAGGGGGCTCCTCCCAGTGGGaaggagagaaggggacaggggtgctggagggagtcAAGATTCGGACGCCCAAGCTGGGTTTCTCCACTCAGCTGGAGGAGCAGATCCCAGAGGAGGGCGTTAAGCCGATAAAGGGCGAGATGATGGTGGGGAAATCGTCCCCCAtctga